In Streptomyces chartreusis NRRL 3882, the following are encoded in one genomic region:
- a CDS encoding DUF3097 domain-containing protein yields MRQYSPDLTPPWKKPQPVPEVPAEPGLVVEEPGTGFCGAVIRCEAGTVTLEDRFGKHRVFPMEPRGFLLEGRVVTLVRPSPAGPARPSRTASGSVAVPGARARVARAGRIYVEGRHDAELVEKVWGDDLRIEGVVVEYLEGVDDLPSIVAGFAPGPDARLGVLVDHLVPGSKEWRIAQSVTSDHALVVGHPYIDIWEAVKPSSLGIEAWPRIPRGQDWKTGVCRTLGWPENTGAAWQRILSGVRSYKDLEPELLGRVEELIDFVTTPA; encoded by the coding sequence ATGCGCCAGTACTCGCCCGATCTGACTCCGCCGTGGAAGAAACCGCAGCCGGTGCCCGAGGTTCCGGCGGAGCCGGGCCTGGTGGTCGAGGAGCCCGGCACCGGTTTCTGCGGTGCGGTGATCCGCTGCGAGGCGGGCACGGTGACCCTGGAGGACCGCTTCGGCAAGCACCGGGTGTTCCCCATGGAGCCGCGCGGCTTCCTGCTGGAGGGCAGGGTCGTGACGCTGGTCCGCCCCTCGCCTGCCGGCCCCGCACGCCCCTCCCGTACCGCGTCCGGTTCGGTGGCCGTCCCCGGCGCCCGCGCCCGCGTGGCCCGTGCCGGGCGCATCTATGTCGAGGGCCGGCACGACGCCGAGCTGGTCGAGAAGGTCTGGGGCGACGACCTGCGCATCGAGGGCGTGGTCGTGGAGTACCTGGAGGGCGTCGACGACCTGCCGTCGATCGTCGCCGGCTTCGCCCCCGGCCCGGACGCGCGGCTGGGCGTCCTGGTGGACCACCTCGTGCCGGGCTCCAAGGAGTGGCGCATCGCGCAGTCGGTGACGAGCGACCACGCCCTGGTCGTCGGCCACCCCTACATCGACATCTGGGAGGCGGTGAAACCGTCGTCCCTGGGCATCGAGGCGTGGCCCCGGATCCCGCGCGGCCAGGACTGGAAGACGGGGGTGTGCAGGACGCTGGGCTGGCCGGAGAACACGGGCGCGGCCTGGCAACGGATCCTGTCGGGCGTACGGTCGTACAAGGACCTGGAGCCGGAACTACTGGGCCGGGTGGAGGAACTGATCGACTTCGTGACGACACCGGCGTAG
- a CDS encoding histidine triad nucleotide-binding protein, whose product MAGEPQEDCLFCKIVAGTIPATIVRQTETTVAFRDINPQAPTHVLIIPKAHYENAAALAAADPALTADVLREAQAVADEEKLDSYRLVFNTGSGAGQTVWHVHGHVLGGRGLEWPPG is encoded by the coding sequence ATGGCAGGGGAGCCCCAGGAAGACTGCCTGTTCTGCAAGATCGTCGCCGGCACCATCCCGGCGACGATCGTCCGCCAGACGGAAACGACCGTCGCGTTCCGCGACATCAACCCCCAGGCCCCCACCCACGTCCTGATCATCCCGAAGGCGCACTACGAGAACGCCGCCGCCCTCGCCGCCGCCGACCCCGCCCTCACCGCGGACGTGCTCCGCGAGGCCCAGGCCGTCGCCGACGAGGAGAAGCTGGACAGCTACCGCCTCGTCTTCAACACCGGCAGCGGCGCCGGCCAGACGGTCTGGCACGTGCACGGCCACGTGCTCGGCGGCCGCGGCCTGGAATGGCCTCCGGGGTAA
- the hemW gene encoding radical SAM family heme chaperone HemW, translating into MPSALPDGEPVPDDGALPASALAGAADRPLGFYLHVPYCATRCGYCDFNTYTATELRGSGGVLASRDNYAETLVDEVRLARKVLGDDPRPVRTVFVGGGTPTLLAAGDLVRMLGAIRDEFGLAPDAEVTTEANPESVDPAYLAALREGGFNRVSFGMQSARQHVLKVLDRTHTPGRPEECVAEARAAGFQHVNLDLIYGTPGESDDDWRASLDAVLGAGPDHVSAYALIVEEGTQLARRIRRGEVPMTDDDVHADRYLIADEVLSGAGFEWYEVSNWATSQAGRCLHNELYWRGADWWGAGPGAHSHVGGVRWWNVKHPGAYAGALAAGRSPGAGREVLSEEDRRVERILLELRLREGVPLALLREEGLVASRRALSDGLLDAAAYDEGRAVLTLRGRLLADAVVRDLVD; encoded by the coding sequence ATGCCTTCCGCACTCCCCGACGGCGAGCCCGTCCCCGACGACGGCGCGCTGCCCGCGTCCGCGCTCGCCGGGGCGGCCGACCGCCCGCTCGGGTTCTACCTGCACGTTCCGTACTGCGCGACCCGCTGCGGCTACTGCGACTTCAACACCTACACGGCGACCGAGCTGCGCGGCAGCGGTGGCGTGCTGGCCTCGCGTGACAACTACGCAGAGACGCTGGTCGACGAGGTCCGGCTGGCCCGCAAGGTGCTGGGTGACGACCCGCGGCCCGTCCGCACGGTGTTCGTCGGCGGCGGCACGCCGACGCTGCTGGCCGCCGGTGATCTCGTACGGATGCTGGGGGCGATCCGCGACGAGTTCGGGCTGGCGCCGGACGCGGAGGTCACGACGGAGGCGAACCCGGAGTCGGTGGACCCTGCCTACCTGGCGGCCCTGCGCGAGGGGGGCTTCAACCGGGTCTCCTTCGGGATGCAGAGTGCGCGGCAGCACGTGCTGAAGGTGCTGGACCGGACGCATACGCCGGGGCGGCCGGAGGAGTGCGTGGCGGAGGCCCGCGCGGCCGGTTTCCAGCATGTGAACCTCGACCTGATCTACGGCACGCCGGGGGAGAGCGACGACGACTGGCGGGCGTCTCTGGACGCGGTGCTGGGGGCCGGGCCGGACCATGTCAGCGCGTACGCGTTGATCGTCGAGGAGGGGACGCAGCTGGCTCGTCGGATCCGCCGGGGTGAGGTGCCGATGACCGACGACGATGTGCATGCCGATCGGTATCTGATCGCGGACGAGGTGCTCTCCGGCGCGGGGTTCGAGTGGTACGAGGTGTCCAACTGGGCGACCTCACAGGCGGGGCGGTGCCTGCACAACGAGCTGTACTGGCGGGGGGCCGACTGGTGGGGGGCCGGGCCTGGCGCGCACAGTCATGTGGGCGGGGTGCGGTGGTGGAACGTGAAGCATCCCGGGGCGTATGCGGGGGCGCTGGCGGCGGGGAGGTCGCCTGGGGCGGGGCGTGAGGTGCTGTCGGAGGAAGACCGGCGGGTCGAGCGGATTCTGCTGGAGTTGCGGCTGCGGGAAGGTGTGCCGCTTGCGTTGTTGCGGGAAGAAGGGCTTGTCGCCTCGCGCAGGGCGTTGTCGGACGGGCTTCTGGATGCCGCTGCGTACGACGAGGGGCGTGCCGTGCTGACGTTGCGGGGGCGGTTGCTGGCCGATGCGGTGGTTCGGGATCTCGTGGACTGA
- the hrcA gene encoding heat-inducible transcriptional repressor HrcA — MLSERRLQVLRAIVQDYVGTEEPVGSKALTERHNLGVSPATVRNDMAALEDEGYIAQPHTSAGRIPTDKGYRLFVDKLAGVKPMTAPERRAIQNFLEGAVDLDDVVARTVRLLAQLTRQVAVVQYPSLTRSTVRHVELLSLAPARVMLVLITDTGRVEQRVVDCPAPFGEASLADLRARLNSRVANRRFTDVPSLVEDLPEAFEHEDRGTVSTVLSTLLETLVEENEERLMIGGTANLTRFGHDFPLTIRPVLEALEEQVVLLKLLGEAKDPGVTVRIGHENAHEGLNSTSVVSVGYGSGGEAVAKLGVVGPTRMDYPGTMGAVRAVARYVGQILAES, encoded by the coding sequence ATGCTCAGTGAACGCAGGCTTCAGGTGCTGCGCGCCATCGTCCAGGACTACGTCGGCACCGAGGAGCCGGTCGGCTCCAAGGCCCTCACCGAGCGGCACAACCTCGGCGTCTCCCCGGCCACCGTCCGCAATGACATGGCGGCCCTGGAGGACGAGGGGTACATCGCCCAGCCGCACACCAGCGCCGGGCGCATCCCGACCGACAAGGGCTACCGGCTGTTCGTGGACAAGCTGGCCGGCGTCAAGCCGATGACCGCGCCCGAGCGGCGCGCGATCCAGAACTTCCTGGAGGGCGCCGTCGACCTCGACGACGTCGTGGCGCGGACGGTACGGCTGCTGGCCCAGCTCACGCGACAGGTCGCCGTCGTGCAGTACCCGTCGCTGACCCGCTCGACCGTGCGGCACGTGGAGTTGCTCTCCCTCGCGCCCGCGCGCGTGATGCTCGTGCTGATCACGGACACCGGGCGGGTCGAGCAGCGCGTGGTCGACTGCCCGGCGCCCTTCGGCGAGGCCTCGCTCGCGGATCTGCGCGCGCGGCTCAACAGCCGGGTGGCGAACCGCCGTTTCACGGATGTGCCGAGTCTGGTGGAGGATCTGCCGGAGGCGTTCGAGCACGAGGACCGGGGTACGGTCTCCACGGTGCTCTCCACACTTCTGGAGACGCTCGTCGAGGAGAACGAGGAGCGGCTGATGATCGGCGGCACCGCCAACCTGACCCGCTTCGGGCACGACTTTCCCCTCACGATCCGGCCGGTGCTGGAGGCGCTGGAGGAGCAGGTCGTGCTCCTCAAGCTGCTCGGCGAGGCGAAGGATCCGGGCGTGACCGTACGTATCGGTCATGAGAACGCCCACGAAGGACTCAACTCCACGTCCGTCGTGTCGGTCGGCTACGGTTCGGGCGGCGAGGCTGTCGCCAAGCTCGGCGTGGTCGGACCGACCCGCATGGACTACCCGGGAACGATGGGAGCGGTACGCGCAGTGGCACGGTACGTCGGACAGATCCTGGCGGAGTCGTAG
- a CDS encoding nitronate monooxygenase: MSSALTDLFPHPIVQAPMAGGVSVPKLAAAVCEAGGLGFLAAGYKTADGMYQEIKQLRSLTGRPFGVNLFMPQPEYADPAAIDVYAHQLAGEASWYEAELGDPDSGRDDGYETKLAVLRDNPVPVVSFHFGAPSQEVVDALHRVGTFVLVTATTPDEARAVERAGADAVIAQGVEAGGHQGTHRDIPETDGSGIGLLSLVAQIRETVGIPIIAAGGIMRGGQIAAVLAAGASAAQLGTAFLATAESGANALHKQALTNPLFVRTELTRAFSGRPARGLVNRFLREHGPYAPAAYPEIHHLTAPLRKAAAKAGDAQGMALWAGQGHRMARELPAGQLVEVLAGELAAARTALSGGGGVR, translated from the coding sequence ATGTCCTCCGCGCTGACCGATCTCTTCCCGCACCCGATCGTGCAGGCCCCCATGGCGGGCGGCGTCTCCGTACCGAAGCTCGCCGCCGCCGTGTGCGAGGCGGGCGGACTCGGGTTCCTCGCCGCCGGGTACAAGACCGCCGACGGGATGTACCAGGAGATCAAGCAGCTCCGGAGCCTCACCGGCAGGCCCTTCGGAGTGAACCTCTTCATGCCGCAGCCGGAGTACGCCGACCCCGCCGCCATCGACGTCTACGCCCACCAACTGGCCGGTGAGGCCTCCTGGTACGAGGCCGAGCTCGGCGACCCCGACAGCGGCCGCGACGACGGCTACGAGACCAAACTCGCGGTGCTGCGCGACAACCCCGTGCCGGTGGTGTCGTTCCACTTCGGCGCTCCGAGCCAGGAGGTCGTCGACGCACTGCACCGGGTCGGCACCTTCGTCCTGGTCACCGCCACCACCCCCGACGAGGCCCGGGCCGTCGAGCGGGCGGGCGCGGACGCGGTCATCGCGCAGGGCGTCGAGGCCGGCGGCCACCAGGGCACGCACCGGGACATCCCCGAGACGGACGGTTCCGGCATCGGACTGCTGTCGCTGGTCGCCCAGATCCGGGAGACCGTCGGCATCCCGATCATCGCCGCCGGCGGCATCATGCGCGGCGGCCAGATCGCCGCCGTCCTCGCGGCGGGCGCGAGCGCGGCCCAGCTCGGCACCGCGTTCCTCGCCACCGCCGAATCGGGCGCGAACGCCCTGCACAAGCAGGCGCTGACCAACCCCCTGTTCGTCCGTACGGAGTTGACCCGGGCCTTCTCCGGGCGCCCGGCACGCGGCCTGGTCAACCGCTTCCTGCGCGAGCACGGCCCGTACGCACCCGCCGCCTATCCCGAGATCCACCACCTCACCGCGCCGCTGCGCAAGGCCGCCGCCAAGGCGGGGGACGCGCAGGGCATGGCGCTGTGGGCCGGGCAGGGACACCGGATGGCGCGGGAGCTGCCCGCCGGGCAGCTCGTGGAGGTGCTGGCCGGTGAACTCGCCGCGGCGCGGACAGCGTTGTCGGGCGGAGGCGGAGTGCGATGA
- a CDS encoding VOC family protein, with product MELAQVRLLVTDFAACYHFYGEVLGLKPQSGAADGPYEKFSPAVGSAGIALQDRTMMAEILDELGDTANGHRSLVVLRVDALDAYCEEITMRGATILHGPAHLTDRLRVAHLKDPEGNLVELQEWLLLRG from the coding sequence GTGGAACTCGCACAGGTACGACTGCTCGTGACCGACTTCGCCGCCTGCTACCACTTCTACGGCGAGGTCCTCGGCCTCAAGCCGCAGTCGGGGGCGGCGGACGGGCCGTACGAGAAGTTCAGCCCCGCCGTCGGCTCGGCGGGGATCGCCCTCCAGGACCGCACGATGATGGCCGAGATCCTGGACGAGTTGGGCGACACGGCGAACGGCCACCGCTCCCTGGTCGTCCTGCGCGTCGACGCCCTGGACGCGTACTGCGAGGAGATCACGATGCGCGGCGCCACGATCCTCCACGGCCCGGCCCACCTGACCGACCGCCTGCGCGTCGCCCACCTCAAGGACCCGGAGGGCAATCTGGTGGAGCTCCAGGAGTGGCTGCTGCTCCGCGGCTGA
- a CDS encoding MBL fold metallo-hydrolase produces MTVTWEELGWERVAAGVGRCRLPVWDCTVGLVAGAGAVLMIDAGSSPAEGARLREQARSLTGHRVTHLALTHPHFDHVFGVAEFTDAEVFGAVGVDAVLTRVRDREELRADAVRNGLAETTAQEAADRLVAPRHLVSGEWTLDLGGGRQVLLANVGPGHTAHDLAVLVPGDPEVVFCGDLVEESGEPQAGPDAVPSHWPAALDRLLDLGGEDALYVPGHGAVVDAAFVRAQRDALAAGFGVSP; encoded by the coding sequence ATGACGGTGACTTGGGAAGAGCTCGGATGGGAGCGCGTGGCGGCGGGGGTGGGGCGGTGCCGGCTCCCGGTGTGGGACTGCACGGTGGGGCTCGTCGCCGGTGCCGGCGCGGTCCTCATGATCGACGCGGGGTCGAGCCCGGCGGAGGGCGCGCGGTTGCGCGAGCAGGCGCGGTCGCTCACCGGGCACCGTGTGACGCATCTCGCGCTGACCCATCCCCACTTCGACCATGTCTTCGGGGTGGCGGAGTTCACGGACGCGGAGGTGTTCGGCGCGGTGGGCGTGGACGCGGTGCTGACGCGCGTACGGGACCGCGAGGAGCTGCGCGCGGACGCGGTGCGCAACGGCCTGGCGGAGACCACCGCCCAGGAGGCCGCCGACCGGCTGGTCGCGCCCCGCCACCTGGTCTCCGGCGAGTGGACCCTCGACCTCGGCGGCGGGCGCCAGGTGCTGCTGGCCAACGTGGGCCCCGGGCACACCGCGCACGACCTGGCGGTGCTGGTGCCGGGTGATCCGGAGGTGGTGTTCTGCGGCGACCTGGTCGAGGAGTCCGGCGAGCCGCAGGCGGGCCCCGACGCCGTGCCGTCGCACTGGCCGGCCGCCCTGGACCGGCTGCTCGACCTGGGCGGGGAGGACGCGCTGTACGTGCCCGGTCACGGAGCGGTGGTGGACGCGGCGTTCGTGCGCGCCCAGCGCGACGCGCTGGCCGCCGGCTTCGGCGTGTCTCCGTGA
- the dnaJ gene encoding molecular chaperone DnaJ, whose amino-acid sequence MATDYYAVLGVRRDASQEEIKKAFRRLARELHPDVNPDPKTQERFKEINAAYEVLSDPQKKQVYDLGGDPLSQAGGGGAGGFGAGGFGNFSDIMDAFFGTASQRGPRSRTRRGQDAMIRIEVELDEAAFGTTKDIQVDTAVVCNTCNGEGAAPGTSAQTCDMCRGRGEVSQVTRSFLGQVMTSRPCPQCQGFGTVVPTPCPECAGDGRVRSRRTLTVKIPAGVDNGTRIQLAGEGEVGPGGGPAGDLYVEIHELPHAMFQRRGDDLHCTVTIPMTAAALGTKVPLETLDGLEEVDIRPGTQSGQSIPLHGRGVTHLRGGGRGDLIVHVEVQTPTKLDPEQERLLRELSKLRGEERPTGQFQPGQQGLFSRLKDAFNGR is encoded by the coding sequence GTGGCCACGGACTACTACGCCGTACTCGGCGTGCGCCGCGACGCGTCGCAGGAAGAGATCAAGAAGGCCTTCCGGCGGCTCGCGCGCGAGCTGCACCCGGACGTCAACCCCGATCCGAAGACCCAGGAGCGGTTCAAGGAGATCAACGCCGCCTACGAGGTGCTGTCGGACCCGCAGAAGAAGCAGGTCTACGACCTCGGCGGCGACCCGCTCTCGCAGGCCGGGGGCGGCGGCGCGGGCGGCTTCGGGGCCGGCGGCTTCGGGAACTTCTCCGACATCATGGACGCGTTCTTCGGCACGGCGTCGCAGCGCGGTCCGCGCTCGCGCACCCGCCGCGGTCAGGACGCGATGATCCGCATCGAGGTGGAGCTCGACGAGGCGGCCTTCGGCACGACGAAGGACATCCAGGTCGACACGGCAGTCGTCTGCAACACCTGTAACGGTGAGGGCGCGGCGCCGGGGACCTCCGCCCAGACGTGTGACATGTGCCGCGGCCGCGGTGAGGTGTCCCAGGTCACGCGGTCCTTCCTCGGCCAGGTCATGACCTCGCGGCCCTGCCCGCAGTGCCAGGGCTTCGGCACCGTGGTGCCCACGCCGTGCCCGGAGTGCGCGGGCGACGGGCGCGTACGGTCCCGTCGTACGCTCACCGTCAAGATCCCGGCCGGTGTCGACAACGGCACGCGGATCCAGCTCGCGGGTGAGGGCGAGGTCGGGCCCGGCGGCGGTCCCGCCGGTGACCTGTACGTGGAGATCCACGAACTGCCGCACGCGATGTTCCAGCGGCGCGGCGACGACCTGCACTGCACGGTGACGATCCCCATGACCGCGGCGGCCCTCGGCACGAAGGTGCCGCTGGAGACGCTCGACGGCCTGGAGGAGGTCGACATCCGCCCGGGCACCCAGTCCGGCCAGTCGATCCCGCTGCACGGCCGCGGCGTCACGCACCTGCGGGGCGGCGGACGCGGCGACCTCATCGTCCACGTCGAGGTCCAGACCCCGACCAAGCTCGACCCCGAGCAGGAGCGCCTGCTCCGCGAGCTGTCCAAGCTGCGCGGCGAGGAACGGCCGACGGGTCAGTTCCAGCCCGGGCAGCAGGGGTTGTTCTCGCGGTTGAAGGACGCGTTCAACGGGCGCTGA
- a CDS encoding 16S rRNA (uracil(1498)-N(3))-methyltransferase, with protein MTAPVFVVEHFDAGEGGRYVLDGPEGRHAVSVKRLRPGEDVVLTDGAGRRADGVVLDTEGKDRLIVRLDPVTEEPPEQPRVTVVQALPKGDRGELAVETMTEVGVDAIVPWAAARCITQWRGDRGLKALGKWRATAREAGKQSRRVRFPQVAEAATTKQVAALLAGADFAAVLHESGDEALATAELPSSGEIVLVVGPEGGVAPEELALFAQAGGKAYRLGRSVLRTSTAGTAAAAVLLARTGRWT; from the coding sequence ATGACAGCTCCGGTGTTCGTGGTCGAGCACTTCGACGCGGGCGAGGGCGGCCGCTATGTCCTCGACGGCCCGGAGGGACGGCACGCCGTCTCCGTGAAGCGGCTGCGGCCCGGGGAGGACGTCGTCCTCACGGACGGGGCCGGGCGCCGGGCCGACGGTGTCGTGCTGGACACCGAGGGCAAGGACCGGCTGATCGTCCGGCTGGACCCGGTGACGGAGGAACCGCCGGAGCAGCCCCGGGTGACCGTCGTCCAGGCGCTGCCCAAGGGCGACCGCGGGGAGCTGGCCGTCGAGACGATGACCGAGGTCGGCGTCGACGCGATCGTGCCGTGGGCGGCGGCCCGCTGCATCACGCAGTGGAGGGGCGACCGAGGGCTGAAGGCGCTGGGCAAGTGGCGGGCGACGGCCCGGGAGGCGGGCAAGCAGTCCCGCCGGGTGCGCTTCCCGCAGGTCGCGGAGGCGGCGACGACCAAACAGGTCGCGGCGCTGCTGGCCGGTGCCGACTTCGCCGCCGTGCTGCACGAGAGCGGGGACGAGGCGCTGGCGACGGCCGAACTGCCGTCGTCCGGCGAGATCGTGCTCGTCGTGGGGCCCGAAGGGGGCGTGGCGCCGGAGGAGTTGGCGCTGTTCGCACAAGCGGGGGGCAAGGCGTATCGCCTCGGGCGCAGTGTGCTGCGCACATCGACTGCCGGGACCGCGGCCGCGGCCGTGCTCCTGGCTCGCACCGGCCGCTGGACCTGA
- a CDS encoding S41 family peptidase, with product MTQFASSAYLRFPHVHGDLVAFTAEDDVWLAPLDGGRAWRVSAENVPVTLPRISPDGTTVAWTSTRDGAPEVHIAPVDGGPAKRLTYWGSLKTQVRGWTPDGEVLAITSHARASLRRTWAHAVPLDGGPAATLPYGPVGDVAYGPSVVLLSAPMGREAAWWKRYRGGTAGKLWIDRDGDGEFVRLHEELDGNIEYPLWVGERMAFLSDHEGTGALYSSLADGSDLRRHTPLGGFYARHAATDGTRVVYSSAGELWVLDDLDGAEPRRLDVRLGGQRVDLQPFPVNASRWFGSASPDHTARGSAVSVRGSVHWVTHRSGPARALAATPGVRARLPRTFRTDGEEWVVWVTDAEGDDALEFAPATGLAPGATPRRLAAGQLGRVLELAMAPDGSRAAVASHDGRLLLVERETGEVREVDRSEDGDVSGLVFSPDSAWLAWSHPGPRPLAQLKLANTTDLSVTEATPLRFQDYAPAFTVDGKHLAFLSTRSFDPVYDEHVFDLAFVEGARPHLITLAATTPSPFGPQRHGRSFETPDREETPDSEGTPTTRIDLEGLADRIVPFPVEAARYSNLRAAKDGVLWLRHPVAGVLGASRATPDDPEPKAELERYDLAQQRVEHLAVDADHFEVSGDGKRVLLWTDGRLKVVPSDRRASGDDDSDTNITVDLGRVRQFVDPAAEWRQMFDENGRIMRDHFWRPDMSGVDWAGVLDRYRPVVDRLATHDDLVDLLWEVQGELGTSHAYVTPRGGFGGGPRQGLLGADISRHEDGSWRVDRILPSETSDPDARSPLAAPGVAVRPGDAILAVAGQPVDPVTGPGPLLIGTAGKPVELTISPSGGGDPRHAVVVPVADEEPLRYHAWVADRRAYVHEKSGGRLGYLHVPDMQAPGWAQIHRDLRVEVAREGLVVDVRENRGGHTSQLVIEKLARRIVGWAVPRGMRPYSYPEDAPRGPVVAVANEFSGSDGDIVNAAIKALGLGPVVGTRTWGGVIGIDSRYRLVDGTLVTQPKYAFWLEGYEWGVENHGVDPDVEVVQRPQDYAAGRDTQLDEAIRLALEALETSPAKTPPTVPTS from the coding sequence GTGACACAGTTCGCATCGTCTGCTTACCTCCGCTTCCCGCACGTGCACGGTGACCTGGTCGCCTTCACCGCCGAGGACGACGTGTGGCTCGCTCCTCTCGACGGCGGACGGGCCTGGCGGGTCAGCGCCGAGAACGTGCCGGTGACCCTGCCCCGTATCTCGCCGGACGGCACCACGGTCGCCTGGACCTCCACCCGCGACGGGGCCCCCGAGGTGCACATCGCCCCGGTCGACGGCGGCCCCGCCAAGCGCCTGACGTACTGGGGCAGTCTGAAGACACAGGTGCGCGGCTGGACCCCGGACGGCGAGGTGCTCGCGATCACCTCCCATGCGCGGGCGAGCCTGCGACGCACCTGGGCGCATGCCGTCCCGCTCGACGGCGGCCCTGCCGCCACCCTGCCGTACGGGCCGGTCGGTGACGTCGCCTACGGGCCGAGTGTCGTCCTGCTGTCCGCGCCGATGGGGCGCGAGGCCGCCTGGTGGAAGCGGTACCGGGGCGGTACGGCGGGCAAGTTGTGGATCGACCGGGACGGCGACGGCGAGTTCGTCCGGCTGCACGAGGAACTCGACGGGAACATCGAGTACCCGCTGTGGGTGGGGGAGCGGATGGCCTTCCTCTCCGATCACGAGGGCACCGGCGCGCTGTACTCCTCCCTCGCCGACGGCTCCGACCTGCGCCGGCACACCCCACTCGGGGGCTTCTACGCCCGGCACGCGGCGACCGACGGCACCCGTGTCGTCTACTCCAGTGCCGGTGAGCTGTGGGTGCTGGACGACCTGGACGGGGCCGAGCCGCGGCGGCTGGACGTGCGGCTCGGCGGACAGCGCGTCGACCTCCAGCCGTTCCCCGTGAACGCCTCCCGGTGGTTCGGGTCCGCGTCCCCGGACCACACCGCACGCGGCAGCGCCGTGTCCGTACGCGGTTCCGTCCACTGGGTCACCCACCGCTCCGGCCCGGCCCGCGCCCTGGCCGCGACGCCCGGTGTCCGGGCCCGGCTGCCGCGGACGTTCCGCACGGACGGCGAGGAGTGGGTGGTGTGGGTGACGGACGCCGAGGGCGACGACGCCCTGGAGTTCGCGCCGGCCACCGGCCTCGCCCCGGGAGCGACACCGCGCCGGCTCGCCGCCGGGCAGCTCGGCAGGGTGCTGGAGCTCGCCATGGCACCGGACGGCAGCCGCGCGGCCGTGGCCTCCCACGACGGGCGCCTGCTGCTCGTCGAGAGGGAGACGGGCGAGGTGCGGGAGGTGGACCGGAGCGAGGACGGTGACGTGTCCGGGCTCGTCTTCTCCCCCGACTCGGCCTGGCTCGCCTGGTCCCACCCCGGCCCGCGTCCCCTGGCGCAGCTGAAGCTCGCCAACACCACCGACCTGTCGGTCACCGAGGCGACCCCGCTGCGCTTCCAGGACTACGCGCCGGCGTTCACGGTGGACGGCAAGCACCTCGCGTTCCTGTCGACCCGCTCCTTCGACCCGGTCTACGACGAGCACGTCTTCGACCTGGCCTTCGTGGAGGGCGCCCGGCCGCATCTGATCACCCTCGCGGCCACCACGCCGTCCCCGTTCGGGCCGCAGCGGCACGGCCGGTCCTTCGAGACGCCCGACCGGGAGGAGACCCCCGACAGCGAGGGCACCCCCACCACCCGCATCGACCTCGAGGGCCTCGCGGACCGCATCGTGCCCTTCCCGGTCGAGGCCGCCCGCTACTCCAACCTGCGCGCCGCCAAGGACGGCGTCCTGTGGCTGCGCCACCCGGTCGCCGGTGTGCTCGGCGCGTCCCGGGCCACCCCGGACGACCCCGAGCCCAAGGCCGAGCTGGAGCGGTACGACCTCGCCCAGCAGCGCGTGGAGCACCTCGCCGTCGACGCCGACCACTTCGAGGTCAGCGGCGACGGCAAGCGGGTGCTGCTGTGGACCGACGGGCGGCTGAAGGTCGTCCCCAGCGACCGGCGTGCCTCCGGCGACGACGACAGCGACACCAACATCACCGTCGACCTGGGCCGCGTACGCCAGTTCGTCGACCCGGCCGCCGAGTGGCGGCAGATGTTCGACGAGAACGGCCGCATCATGCGCGACCACTTCTGGCGGCCGGACATGAGCGGCGTCGACTGGGCCGGTGTCCTCGACCGCTACCGCCCGGTCGTGGACCGGCTCGCCACCCACGACGACCTGGTCGACCTGCTGTGGGAGGTGCAGGGCGAACTCGGCACCTCGCACGCCTACGTCACCCCGCGCGGCGGCTTCGGCGGCGGTCCCCGCCAGGGCCTGCTCGGCGCCGACATCTCCCGCCACGAGGACGGCAGTTGGCGCGTCGACCGCATCCTGCCCTCCGAGACCTCCGACCCGGACGCCCGCAGCCCGCTGGCCGCACCCGGCGTCGCCGTGCGCCCCGGGGACGCGATCCTCGCGGTCGCCGGACAGCCGGTCGACCCGGTGACCGGCCCCGGCCCGCTGCTGATCGGCACCGCGGGCAAGCCGGTGGAGCTGACCATCTCCCCGTCCGGCGGCGGCGACCCGCGGCACGCCGTCGTCGTCCCGGTGGCGGACGAGGAGCCGCTGCGCTACCACGCGTGGGTCGCCGACCGGCGCGCCTACGTCCACGAGAAGTCGGGCGGCCGGCTCGGATACCTCCACGTCCCGGACATGCAGGCGCCCGGCTGGGCCCAGATCCACCGCGACCTGCGCGTCGAGGTCGCCCGCGAGGGCCTGGTCGTCGACGTCCGCGAGAACCGCGGCGGCCACACCTCCCAGCTGGTCATCGAGAAACTCGCCCGCCGCATCGTCGGCTGGGCCGTCCCGCGCGGCATGCGCCCCTACAGCTACCCCGAGGACGCCCCGCGCGGCCCCGTCGTAGCCGTCGCCAACGAGTTCTCCGGCTCCGACGGCGACATCGTCAACGCCGCGATCAAGGCCCTGGGCCTCGGTCCGGTGGTCGGCACCCGCACGTGGGGCGGCGTCATCGGCATCGACAGCCGCTACCGCCTGGTCGACGGCACCCTGGTCACCCAACCCAAGTACGCCTTCTGGCTGGAGGGCTACGAGTGGGGGGTGGAGAACCACGGCGTCGATCCGGACGTGGAGGTGGTGCAGCGCCCCCAGGACTACGCGGCGGGCCGAGACACCCAACTGGACGAGGCGATCCGACTCGCTTTGGAGGCTCTGGAGACCAGTCCCGCAAAAACGCCCCCGACTGTGCCGACCTCTTAG